A genome region from Triticum aestivum cultivar Chinese Spring chromosome 2B, IWGSC CS RefSeq v2.1, whole genome shotgun sequence includes the following:
- the LOC123040813 gene encoding uncharacterized protein: MRRRRGRHPSSPGLQSTPATATRRQIFCRMTHCMSMPHPFLLTQHTTFLTVEVPHGVVTGRLGHAGTAKQLVYCNQGARGSWGCSPLACWRYNVDYLETSSS; the protein is encoded by the exons ATGCGCCGGCGCAGGGGTCGCCATCCATCTTCGCCAG GCCTCCAGAGTACTCCAGCAACAGCCACTAGACGGCAG ATATTTTGCCGGATGACCCACTGTATGAGCATGCCACATCCTTTCTTGCTCACCCAGCACACGACATTCCT TACAGTAGAGGTACCACACGGGGtg gtgacTGGGAGGCTGGGACATGCTGGCACGGCCAAACAGCTGGTTTACTGCAATCAGGGTGCTAGAGGCTCTTGGGGTTGCAGCCCGCTCGCCTGCTGGAG GTACAATGTTGATTATTTAGAGACCTCATCTTCATGA